One window of Papaver somniferum cultivar HN1 chromosome 9, ASM357369v1, whole genome shotgun sequence genomic DNA carries:
- the LOC113307678 gene encoding WAT1-related protein At1g09380-like isoform X1 has protein sequence MGISACFPALAMILVQLGYAVSYIFAKLALNTGMNPLVLIAYRQIFSTVMIAPLAMWFEWGKMPKLTKKMFWQLVLCSLIGATASQCFYYVGLKYSTATIACALENLIPAITFLMAIPFKMEKIGVKKLQGQAKILGTIICVGGAMLMTFYKGSLINIGTSSLHWRYAEKMAVDKSGGDSSSLLDPLFVALSCAASASWFIIQTKMNNQFVAPYSSSAIMCGMASVQCVIIALSQEHTLEAWSLVSKIRLIASLCSAALGSALALVAMSWCISKRGPLYVSMFSPLLLVIAAVLGWGMLDEKLYVGSAVGSALIVIGLYAVLWGKGKEMQQSPKGKTLESPNAVGGDNNAEEAGGVDIESRN, from the exons atgggTATATCAGCTTGTTTCCCGGCTTTAGCAATGATTTTGGTTCAATTGGGTTACGCCGTTTCGTACATTTTTGCAAAGCTAGCTCTTAATACTGGAATGAACCCGTTAGTTCTCATCGCGTATCGTCAGATCTTCTCTACTGTCATGATAGCTCCGTTAGCTATGTGGTTTGAATG GGGTAAAATGCCGAAGCTCACTAAGAAAATGTTCTGGCAGCTAGTCTTGTGCTCGTTAATCGG GGCTACAGCGAGCCAGTGTTTTTATTACGTTGGTCTCAAATATTCGACAGCCACCATCGCATGTGCTTTGGAAAATCTTATACCAGCTATTACTTTCTTGATGGCAATACCATTCAAGATGGAGAAGATCGGCGTCAAGAAACTTCAAGGACAGGCTAAGATATTGGGTACAATTATATGCGTAGGAGGAGCTATGCTGATGACTTTCTATAAAGGGAGTTTGATCAACATCGGTACATCAAGTCTGCACTGGAGGTATGCTGAGAAAATGGCAGTCGATAAGTCTGGTGGTGATTCAAGCAGTTTACTGGATCCTCTATTTGTTGCCCTTAGTTGTGCCGCGTCGGCATCCTGGTTCATAATCCAA ACAAAAATGAACAACCAGTTTGTagcaccatattcatcttcagcaATAATGTGTGGCATGGCTAGCGTTCAGTGCGTGATCATTGCTCTGTCTCAAGAACACACTCTGGAAGCTTGGTCACTTGTTTCTAAAATCAGACTCATCGCTTCTTTATGTAGT GCTGCCCTTGGTTCAGCTCTGGCGCTCGTTGCCATGTCATGGTGTATTTCGAAACGTGGTCCTCTTTATGTGTCAATGTTTAGCCCATTGTTACTGGTCATCGCTGCAGTACTTGGATGGGGTATGTTAGATGAGAAACTATATGTTGGAAG CGCCGTCGGATCAGCTTTGATAGTGATTGGGCTATATGCTGTATTATGGGGTAAAGGGAAAGAGATGCAGCAGAGTCCAAAAGGGAAGACGCTTGAATCACCAAATGCAGTCGGTGGAGATAATAATGCGGAGGAGGCTGGTGGTGTTGATATTGAATCACGAAATTAA
- the LOC113307678 gene encoding WAT1-related protein At1g09380-like isoform X2, with translation MGISACFPALAMILVQLGYAVSYIFAKLALNTGMNPLVLIAYRQIFSTVMIAPLAMWFEWATASQCFYYVGLKYSTATIACALENLIPAITFLMAIPFKMEKIGVKKLQGQAKILGTIICVGGAMLMTFYKGSLINIGTSSLHWRYAEKMAVDKSGGDSSSLLDPLFVALSCAASASWFIIQTKMNNQFVAPYSSSAIMCGMASVQCVIIALSQEHTLEAWSLVSKIRLIASLCSAALGSALALVAMSWCISKRGPLYVSMFSPLLLVIAAVLGWGMLDEKLYVGSAVGSALIVIGLYAVLWGKGKEMQQSPKGKTLESPNAVGGDNNAEEAGGVDIESRN, from the exons atgggTATATCAGCTTGTTTCCCGGCTTTAGCAATGATTTTGGTTCAATTGGGTTACGCCGTTTCGTACATTTTTGCAAAGCTAGCTCTTAATACTGGAATGAACCCGTTAGTTCTCATCGCGTATCGTCAGATCTTCTCTACTGTCATGATAGCTCCGTTAGCTATGTGGTTTGAATG GGCTACAGCGAGCCAGTGTTTTTATTACGTTGGTCTCAAATATTCGACAGCCACCATCGCATGTGCTTTGGAAAATCTTATACCAGCTATTACTTTCTTGATGGCAATACCATTCAAGATGGAGAAGATCGGCGTCAAGAAACTTCAAGGACAGGCTAAGATATTGGGTACAATTATATGCGTAGGAGGAGCTATGCTGATGACTTTCTATAAAGGGAGTTTGATCAACATCGGTACATCAAGTCTGCACTGGAGGTATGCTGAGAAAATGGCAGTCGATAAGTCTGGTGGTGATTCAAGCAGTTTACTGGATCCTCTATTTGTTGCCCTTAGTTGTGCCGCGTCGGCATCCTGGTTCATAATCCAA ACAAAAATGAACAACCAGTTTGTagcaccatattcatcttcagcaATAATGTGTGGCATGGCTAGCGTTCAGTGCGTGATCATTGCTCTGTCTCAAGAACACACTCTGGAAGCTTGGTCACTTGTTTCTAAAATCAGACTCATCGCTTCTTTATGTAGT GCTGCCCTTGGTTCAGCTCTGGCGCTCGTTGCCATGTCATGGTGTATTTCGAAACGTGGTCCTCTTTATGTGTCAATGTTTAGCCCATTGTTACTGGTCATCGCTGCAGTACTTGGATGGGGTATGTTAGATGAGAAACTATATGTTGGAAG CGCCGTCGGATCAGCTTTGATAGTGATTGGGCTATATGCTGTATTATGGGGTAAAGGGAAAGAGATGCAGCAGAGTCCAAAAGGGAAGACGCTTGAATCACCAAATGCAGTCGGTGGAGATAATAATGCGGAGGAGGCTGGTGGTGTTGATATTGAATCACGAAATTAA